A region of Pleionea litopenaei DNA encodes the following proteins:
- a CDS encoding sulfotransferase — protein sequence MGSKHAVQSTGGKSKAPSLSLVEKNHAKQHERVVKLMKKAAALMNEAELSKAKKKLSMALKIEPDNFDCLQMMALIYQHEHNLEMAFSYYEKAMLAFNPEYINPRSYLKVLLNAGQLAADMDRAEEAEAFYTAVLELDMTNTMALSKRARLYTEMGQLEKAYADYKSVIFFPDREEYAPLGLRFTAHTSIMQSTHIKPDESDIEMLKKDIEATTNDNHKIKYEFALGFGLEKLNRYDEAFEAFKRANDQKRKRISYSRKENMNSCDRIIDIFTKENVERFADIADHDFKPIFVIGLPRSGTTVTESLLGAHPEVNPAGELTYISDIALKIASLDEKKFYPEQFLDVSKSFIKSQIRYYKDNSKQFLKDGATTFVDKMPGNFMNIGIILALFPNARIIHLYKNPMDACLSLFRQHFANGHLYCYNMGDLGGYYQSFRKIMEHYNKEFGDKIYNVSYEHFVENIGEEAPKMFAHCGLEWDDEYLSFYKSKRRVKTASVQQVRKGIYTSAVERWRKYDNGDNLIILKKALADYMGDEIKEQVAEFDQRTAAELKAVQSSDDVKNFDIQIDGVNKPQVIKHD from the coding sequence ATGGGTAGCAAGCATGCAGTTCAGTCGACAGGCGGTAAATCGAAAGCGCCGTCGCTGTCATTGGTCGAAAAAAATCATGCCAAACAACATGAACGCGTTGTCAAACTGATGAAGAAAGCCGCTGCGTTGATGAACGAAGCTGAACTCTCAAAAGCTAAGAAGAAGTTAAGTATGGCATTAAAAATTGAGCCCGATAACTTCGACTGTTTACAAATGATGGCATTGATTTATCAACACGAACATAATTTAGAAATGGCGTTTAGCTACTATGAAAAGGCCATGTTGGCATTCAACCCTGAGTACATCAATCCTCGCTCTTACTTAAAAGTTCTTTTAAACGCAGGTCAGTTGGCGGCCGATATGGATCGGGCGGAAGAAGCGGAAGCTTTTTACACCGCAGTTTTAGAGTTGGATATGACCAATACCATGGCTTTAAGTAAACGCGCGCGTCTATATACCGAAATGGGTCAGTTAGAGAAAGCCTATGCTGACTACAAATCGGTAATCTTTTTCCCTGATCGTGAAGAGTATGCGCCGCTTGGGTTGCGCTTTACTGCTCATACGTCAATTATGCAATCGACTCATATCAAGCCAGATGAGTCAGACATCGAAATGTTAAAGAAAGATATTGAAGCAACGACTAATGATAATCACAAGATCAAATACGAATTTGCACTGGGTTTTGGACTTGAAAAATTGAATCGTTATGACGAAGCTTTCGAAGCCTTTAAACGAGCCAATGATCAAAAGCGTAAACGTATTTCTTACAGTCGCAAAGAGAACATGAACTCTTGTGATCGAATTATCGATATTTTTACCAAAGAAAATGTTGAGCGTTTTGCGGATATTGCCGATCACGACTTCAAACCGATTTTTGTTATTGGTTTGCCGCGAAGTGGTACAACCGTGACCGAATCTTTGTTAGGCGCACACCCCGAAGTTAACCCTGCGGGAGAATTAACCTATATTTCAGATATTGCCCTGAAAATTGCTTCGTTGGATGAAAAGAAATTTTACCCTGAACAGTTTTTAGACGTGTCCAAATCTTTCATCAAATCACAAATTCGATATTACAAAGATAATTCAAAACAGTTTTTAAAAGACGGCGCAACCACCTTCGTTGATAAAATGCCCGGGAATTTTATGAACATTGGTATCATATTGGCGCTGTTTCCGAATGCTCGCATCATTCATTTATACAAAAATCCGATGGATGCCTGCTTATCATTGTTTCGACAACATTTCGCTAATGGTCATCTTTATTGTTACAACATGGGTGATCTCGGCGGCTACTACCAGTCGTTTCGCAAGATTATGGAGCACTACAACAAAGAGTTCGGCGATAAAATTTATAACGTCTCCTATGAACACTTCGTTGAAAATATTGGTGAAGAAGCGCCTAAAATGTTCGCTCATTGTGGCCTTGAGTGGGATGACGAATATCTATCATTCTATAAATCAAAACGTCGAGTCAAAACGGCCAGTGTTCAGCAAGTCCGTAAAGGGATTTATACCTCGGCGGTTGAACGTTGGAGAAAATATGACAATGGCGATAATTTGATCATCTTGAAAAAAGCGTTGGCTGATTATATGGGTGACGAAATAAAAGAACAGGTCGCCGAGTTTGATCAACGCACCGCTGCAGAGTTAAAAGCTGTGCAAAGTAGTGATGATGTTAAGAATTTTGATATTCAAATAGACGGTGTGAACAAACCTCAGGTTATAAAACACGATTAA
- a CDS encoding sigma-54 dependent transcriptional regulator, with translation MFAELKVLLIDDDQNRAHDIQVILDFIGEQTEIATSENWSSKLKASDEYLAVAIGQTDQYNSFESILAEIQKVSKRIPVLMIGDAAFSGQIPDDLAFQVVGRIDTPPKYNELLEVLHACQECRGNQHVLEQGPKPLELFRSMIGASETVQSVRTLIAQVANSDANVLILGESGTGKEVAARNIHFLSDRTEKPFVPVNCGAIPGDLLESELFGHEKGAFTGALSSRQGRFELAQGGTLFLDEIGDMPLAMQVKILRVLQEKSFERVGGNKTIQANVRIVAATHRNLEEEVAKGNFREDLYYRLNVFPIEMPALRERAEDIPLLINELTTRLEKHGRDAVRFSGNALSSLMRHDWPGNVRELANLVERMCILFPYGVVDVNELPEKYQYLDGLTPYQSPELAKQIQQEEQTTPKIEEVAQKETIAKLPEEGLNLKEFMAKLEVDYIRKSLEQNDWVVAQAAQQLGMRRTTLVEKMKKYDIQRVNAEDPS, from the coding sequence GTGTTTGCTGAACTTAAAGTGTTGCTAATTGATGATGATCAAAATCGTGCTCACGATATACAGGTGATTCTGGACTTTATTGGTGAGCAAACTGAAATTGCAACATCCGAAAACTGGTCTTCAAAACTGAAAGCATCCGATGAATACTTAGCCGTAGCGATTGGACAAACTGACCAATACAATAGTTTTGAATCCATTCTTGCCGAGATCCAAAAAGTATCTAAACGCATACCGGTATTAATGATCGGCGATGCGGCTTTTTCAGGACAAATTCCCGATGATTTAGCATTTCAAGTGGTCGGTCGCATAGATACACCTCCGAAATACAATGAGTTACTTGAAGTTTTACACGCTTGCCAAGAATGCCGAGGCAATCAACACGTATTAGAGCAGGGGCCTAAGCCATTAGAATTGTTTCGCAGTATGATCGGTGCGAGCGAAACAGTGCAATCGGTACGAACCTTGATTGCACAGGTTGCCAATAGTGATGCCAATGTTTTGATCCTTGGTGAGTCGGGGACTGGTAAAGAGGTGGCGGCGCGAAACATTCACTTTTTATCCGACCGAACGGAAAAACCCTTTGTTCCGGTTAATTGCGGTGCCATTCCTGGCGATTTACTGGAGTCTGAATTGTTTGGCCATGAGAAAGGCGCTTTTACTGGCGCATTGTCTTCGCGGCAGGGGCGATTCGAGCTCGCTCAAGGTGGTACTTTATTTCTCGATGAAATTGGAGACATGCCTTTAGCCATGCAAGTTAAAATTCTTCGAGTGTTGCAAGAGAAAAGTTTTGAGCGCGTGGGTGGAAATAAAACCATACAAGCAAACGTACGAATCGTTGCTGCGACACATCGTAATCTCGAAGAAGAGGTGGCGAAAGGGAATTTTCGTGAAGATTTGTACTATCGTTTAAATGTTTTTCCCATCGAAATGCCCGCTTTACGTGAACGAGCAGAAGATATCCCCTTATTGATCAATGAGTTAACCACTCGTCTCGAGAAACATGGCCGCGATGCGGTTCGCTTTAGTGGCAATGCCTTGTCTTCCTTAATGCGACATGATTGGCCCGGCAATGTTCGAGAGTTAGCCAACCTAGTGGAACGCATGTGCATATTGTTTCCGTACGGCGTCGTTGATGTTAATGAACTGCCGGAGAAGTATCAGTACTTAGATGGATTAACACCTTACCAGTCGCCCGAATTGGCCAAGCAGATCCAACAAGAAGAGCAAACGACGCCAAAGATAGAGGAGGTGGCTCAAAAGGAGACCATCGCAAAACTGCCCGAAGAAGGTTTAAATCTAAAAGAGTTTATGGCCAAGCTCGAAGTCGACTACATTCGAAAGTCGTTAGAGCAAAACGATTGGGTGGTGGCGCAAGCGGCACAGCAACTTGGAATGCGCCGTACAACCTTAGTTGAAAAAATGAAAAAGTACGACATACAACGCGTTAATGCCGAAGATCCTTCATAG
- a CDS encoding sensor histidine kinase, whose amino-acid sequence MTFSNNSFAQTASQGQSAFDKEANGLNIDQLQHAFEQFNRLSENFVHSYQSLEGQVESLADRLAEEVQNKRIQFEEKERMASRLQNLLAILPAGVVVLDGAGRVQDCNAVAIDLLGRPLLGETWLNIIKRSFSPRFDDGYEVSLKDGRRVHIETRALDYEPGQLIVLTDLTETRKLQDKVNQDKRLSSMGRMMASLAHQIRTPLSTALIYAENLTQPSIDATTREKFGSKLADCLQHLERHITDMLQFAKSGGLQLSEVESTILVKKLTQHLLALYPTLAIDVKPIQTCLLNVNSDALFSAIGNLVENAYQSYSNEVNSNVTCEIKVAEGNLNIRVTDQGKGITEEKLEKVFDPFYTTRSGGTGLGLAVVHGVAKAHQGRVEIESKLGQGTQVSIVIPTFECSKSKDLEQEATPL is encoded by the coding sequence ATGACGTTTTCAAATAACTCATTTGCTCAAACAGCCTCTCAAGGGCAATCAGCATTCGATAAAGAAGCTAATGGCTTAAATATTGATCAATTACAGCATGCGTTCGAGCAATTTAATCGGTTATCAGAAAACTTTGTTCACTCTTACCAGAGTTTAGAAGGACAAGTCGAGTCGCTGGCCGATCGTTTAGCTGAAGAGGTTCAGAACAAACGAATTCAATTTGAAGAAAAAGAGCGTATGGCTTCACGCTTGCAAAATTTATTGGCCATTTTGCCCGCTGGCGTTGTGGTTTTAGATGGAGCCGGAAGAGTACAAGACTGTAACGCTGTTGCGATTGACTTGCTCGGTCGACCATTATTGGGTGAAACCTGGTTAAACATCATTAAACGCAGTTTTAGTCCGAGGTTCGATGATGGTTATGAGGTTTCGCTGAAAGATGGGCGACGCGTACACATTGAAACTCGTGCTTTGGATTACGAGCCCGGTCAACTGATTGTACTAACCGACTTAACCGAAACTCGAAAGCTGCAAGACAAAGTCAATCAAGACAAGCGTTTATCTAGTATGGGACGAATGATGGCTTCATTAGCTCATCAAATTCGAACGCCACTGTCTACCGCATTAATTTATGCTGAAAACCTTACCCAACCATCCATCGATGCAACGACTCGAGAAAAATTTGGTTCGAAGTTAGCGGATTGTTTGCAACATTTAGAACGACATATTACCGATATGTTGCAGTTTGCAAAAAGTGGTGGTCTACAGCTTTCAGAAGTTGAGTCGACAATTTTGGTGAAAAAGTTAACTCAGCATTTATTGGCTTTGTATCCAACCTTAGCTATTGATGTAAAGCCGATTCAAACGTGCTTACTAAATGTTAATTCTGATGCGTTATTCAGCGCGATCGGTAACCTTGTCGAAAATGCGTATCAAAGCTATTCAAATGAAGTGAATTCAAATGTTACTTGCGAGATAAAGGTGGCTGAAGGAAACCTAAACATTCGAGTGACCGATCAGGGCAAAGGGATTACCGAAGAGAAATTAGAGAAAGTATTTGATCCATTTTATACCACTCGAAGCGGTGGCACTGGATTAGGACTTGCTGTCGTTCATGGGGTAGCGAAAGCTCACCAGGGACGAGTGGAAATTGAATCAAAGCTTGGACAAGGAACCCAAGTGTCTATTGTTATTCCAACCTTTGAATGTTCAAAGTCGAAAGACTTGGAGCAGGAGGCAACACCACTATGA
- a CDS encoding sigma-54-dependent transcriptional regulator — MSSTHVLVLEDDAMLREALVDSLAMSGYRTTQAKDIDEAMVKWSEVTPDIVVSDVNLGERNGKEFLSFVRQKDIATPFIFMTAYGTIEMAVEAMQNGANEFIQKPFKPQALMEIVERYRHQDANDQAIVSDEKSIQLYRLAERIAATDSTVLLNGPSGAGKEVMARYIHNHSNRKDKPFIALNCAAIPENMLEATLFGYEKGAFTGAHQACPGKFEQAQGGTILLDEISEMDLALQAKLLRVLQEREVERLGGRKTIQLDVRVIATTNRDLKVEVSEKRFREDLYFRLNVFPLTCLGLAQRPNDILPLAQHMLKKYAAQNKMPVPSISVAAQSALMSYAWPGNVRELDNVIQRALILCNGHKIESEHLMFESISSNLEIKDDVDSGEDISTLGAGVRQHEFQIIVEALKQFNGKKKKVAEELGISPRTLRYKLAKMRELGYEMPA, encoded by the coding sequence ATGAGCAGTACCCATGTTTTAGTCTTAGAAGATGACGCCATGCTTCGTGAAGCACTTGTTGACTCTTTGGCTATGTCGGGCTATCGAACAACCCAAGCAAAAGACATTGATGAGGCCATGGTTAAATGGTCAGAAGTCACACCTGATATTGTAGTCAGTGACGTTAATCTTGGTGAGCGAAACGGAAAAGAATTTCTTTCATTTGTGCGTCAAAAAGACATCGCAACACCGTTTATATTTATGACGGCTTACGGCACCATAGAAATGGCGGTGGAAGCTATGCAAAATGGTGCGAACGAATTCATTCAAAAACCATTTAAGCCACAAGCGCTGATGGAAATTGTTGAACGTTACCGTCATCAAGATGCGAATGATCAGGCGATTGTTAGTGACGAAAAAAGCATTCAGCTTTATCGCTTAGCCGAACGAATTGCCGCAACCGACTCGACGGTATTGCTTAATGGACCTAGCGGAGCTGGTAAAGAAGTCATGGCTCGATATATTCATAATCATTCAAATCGCAAAGATAAGCCTTTCATTGCTTTAAATTGTGCTGCGATTCCAGAAAATATGCTAGAGGCTACGTTATTTGGCTATGAAAAAGGAGCGTTTACGGGTGCTCACCAAGCATGTCCTGGAAAGTTCGAACAAGCACAAGGCGGCACGATTCTTCTTGATGAAATTTCAGAAATGGACCTCGCTTTACAAGCTAAGCTATTGCGCGTTTTACAAGAACGCGAAGTAGAGCGACTGGGTGGACGAAAAACAATTCAATTAGATGTTCGTGTCATTGCGACAACTAACCGCGATTTAAAAGTGGAGGTTTCTGAAAAGCGTTTTCGCGAAGATTTGTATTTTCGCTTGAATGTTTTTCCTTTAACTTGCCTTGGTTTAGCGCAACGACCTAATGATATTTTACCGCTTGCACAGCACATGCTTAAAAAGTATGCCGCACAAAATAAAATGCCAGTACCCAGTATTTCAGTTGCCGCGCAATCGGCTCTTATGAGTTACGCTTGGCCTGGAAATGTTCGTGAACTTGATAATGTAATTCAACGAGCATTGATTTTATGCAACGGACATAAAATTGAGTCTGAACACTTAATGTTTGAGTCGATTAGCAGCAATTTAGAAATTAAAGATGACGTTGATTCCGGAGAAGATATTTCAACGCTCGGCGCTGGTGTAAGACAACATGAGTTTCAGATTATTGTAGAAGCGCTAAAACAGTTTAACGGTAAAAAGAAAAAAGTTGCAGAAGAACTGGGTATCAGCCCCCGAACCTTGCGCTATAAGTTAGCAAAAATGCGCGAGTTAGGTTATGAAATGCCAGCTTAG
- the fliE gene encoding flagellar hook-basal body complex protein FliE — protein MTQITPQQLLAQMRQLTAAAQNTTQPTAGTQNQAFTSALSDALKTVNDYQSQAAAAANRIESGDGGVSLVKAMIASQKSSVAFDAAVQVRNRVVSAYQDIMNMPI, from the coding sequence ATGACGCAAATTACACCACAACAATTATTGGCTCAGATGCGGCAGTTAACCGCAGCGGCTCAAAATACCACGCAACCAACAGCGGGCACGCAGAATCAAGCCTTCACCTCAGCTTTATCTGATGCATTGAAGACAGTCAATGACTATCAATCACAAGCTGCGGCAGCGGCTAACCGAATCGAATCGGGTGATGGCGGGGTCAGTTTGGTCAAAGCCATGATCGCATCGCAAAAATCCAGTGTCGCTTTCGATGCCGCGGTACAAGTTCGAAATCGAGTGGTCAGTGCGTATCAAGACATCATGAATATGCCGATTTAA
- the fliF gene encoding flagellar basal-body MS-ring/collar protein FliF: MAEATSELSNLNSTPNFLPGMNNLGVFKQLGLMIGLAASVALGVFLVLWGSEPNMRPLGQMDPATSLDVVSYLEQSNVQYKIDGTGNILVEQDSFQRIKMELAGQGVMVGSQSDQLLDQESGFGVSQRLEQARLQRTQELTLAKTISDFSGVRAAKVHLALPKETAFLKHRRKPSASVLLNLYRNQTMDSEQVRAIVDLVTGSVPSLEASKVTVTDQFGRLLHSGSQTDQERETNREMKLIREQQADYRSKIEEILLPIVGEGNFTVQVNVDMDFTKKEQTQQIYNPEQPAIRSERTLEDSSNSASASGVPGALSNQPPAAANIPEQLQQQNAQLAENQSNGNKRLEAERNYDLDTTISHIRQQVGQVKQVSVSVGLDYVPDAQDNNQLIPRAQEQVDDINRLIRGAIGFNANRGDRVEIESFRFVRPERIPDPAPLAFYEQPIFEALWKPVTALLLGLLLIFGLLKPLMNKLTTQPHVPIATPDEDDLSLGMGDDKLSLEHDSTLELPGPSLAGSPKGERAKAIAGNDPTMVAQLVRNWVEEDE; encoded by the coding sequence GTGGCTGAAGCAACATCTGAACTAAGTAATTTAAACTCTACGCCTAATTTCTTGCCGGGCATGAATAACTTAGGTGTTTTTAAACAACTGGGTTTAATGATTGGCCTAGCAGCCAGTGTCGCGTTGGGCGTTTTTCTGGTTTTATGGGGAAGCGAGCCGAATATGAGACCACTTGGCCAAATGGATCCTGCAACCTCACTTGATGTGGTTTCTTATCTTGAACAAAGCAATGTTCAGTATAAGATTGATGGAACTGGAAACATTTTGGTTGAGCAAGACAGCTTTCAGCGAATTAAAATGGAGCTAGCCGGACAAGGTGTGATGGTTGGCTCGCAATCTGATCAGTTGTTAGATCAAGAATCAGGTTTTGGCGTTTCTCAGCGCTTAGAGCAAGCTCGGTTGCAGCGAACACAAGAGCTGACATTAGCAAAAACGATCAGTGACTTTAGCGGTGTCCGAGCTGCAAAAGTGCACCTTGCGTTACCCAAAGAAACCGCATTTTTAAAGCATCGTCGTAAGCCATCCGCTTCGGTACTTCTCAATCTCTATCGCAATCAAACCATGGATAGCGAGCAAGTGCGAGCGATCGTCGATCTCGTAACAGGGAGCGTACCAAGCCTCGAAGCCTCTAAAGTGACGGTTACCGATCAGTTTGGACGTTTGCTGCACTCCGGGAGTCAAACCGATCAAGAACGAGAAACCAATCGTGAAATGAAATTGATTCGCGAACAACAGGCGGATTATCGTTCTAAAATTGAAGAAATTTTATTACCCATTGTTGGCGAAGGAAATTTCACTGTACAAGTGAATGTCGATATGGACTTCACTAAAAAAGAACAAACCCAACAAATTTATAATCCAGAACAACCCGCTATTCGTAGTGAGCGAACCTTAGAAGATTCGTCGAATTCAGCGAGTGCCTCCGGTGTTCCTGGGGCATTGAGTAATCAACCACCCGCAGCGGCTAATATTCCAGAGCAACTGCAACAACAAAACGCTCAGTTGGCGGAGAATCAAAGCAACGGTAACAAACGATTAGAAGCCGAAAGAAACTACGATCTAGATACAACGATAAGTCATATTCGTCAGCAAGTAGGGCAAGTCAAACAAGTGAGTGTCTCTGTTGGATTGGATTATGTTCCTGATGCACAAGACAACAATCAGTTAATTCCTCGAGCGCAGGAACAGGTTGATGATATCAATCGCTTAATTCGTGGAGCGATTGGCTTCAACGCGAATCGTGGCGATCGAGTCGAAATTGAAAGCTTTCGTTTTGTCCGACCAGAGAGAATTCCGGATCCTGCTCCATTGGCTTTTTATGAACAGCCGATTTTCGAAGCTCTTTGGAAACCGGTAACGGCCCTGTTATTAGGTTTGCTTTTAATATTTGGTTTACTTAAGCCATTAATGAATAAGTTAACCACACAGCCTCATGTTCCTATCGCAACGCCCGACGAAGATGATCTATCATTAGGAATGGGCGATGATAAGCTGAGTCTTGAACATGACTCGACATTAGAATTACCAGGCCCGAGTTTAGCTGGCTCTCCGAAAGGTGAACGAGCCAAAGCGATTGCGGGCAATGATCCAACCATGGTGGCACAATTAGTGAGAAACTGGGTAGAAGAAGATGAGTGA
- the fliG gene encoding flagellar motor switch protein FliG has product MSEEAQAKPEEKKKEKPSYSGTEKAAVLLLSLGEENAAQVLKHMGPKEVQKIGLAMASLKNVEKESVEGVLDEFLEKVEDQTGIGIGTEDYIKNTLKSALGDDKADALIDRILLGANTKGLDTLKWMDPRAVADIIRYEHPQIQSIVLSYLDPDQSAEIMGLFPEKVRLDLALRISALESVQPTALQELNTIMEKQFSGSTSSKAAQIGGVKKVADIMNFLDTGIESLLIENIKEVDEDLGQQIQDMMFVFDNLVDVDDRGIQSLLREISTDTLVLALKGADEAIKEKVFNNMSKRAAELMKDDLDAMGPVKVSEVENAQKEILSVARRMADAGEIVLGGVGEDMI; this is encoded by the coding sequence ATGAGTGAAGAAGCTCAAGCTAAACCGGAAGAAAAGAAAAAGGAAAAGCCGAGTTACAGTGGTACTGAAAAGGCTGCCGTTCTATTACTTTCTCTTGGCGAAGAAAATGCCGCTCAGGTTCTGAAACATATGGGGCCAAAAGAGGTGCAAAAAATTGGCCTTGCGATGGCCTCTTTGAAAAATGTTGAGAAAGAGTCGGTTGAAGGTGTGTTGGATGAATTTCTAGAGAAAGTTGAAGATCAAACCGGTATTGGAATTGGAACGGAAGACTATATTAAGAATACTTTGAAGTCAGCACTCGGAGATGACAAAGCCGATGCATTGATTGATCGCATTTTACTGGGAGCCAATACCAAAGGTCTCGATACATTGAAGTGGATGGATCCTCGTGCGGTTGCAGACATCATTCGATACGAACACCCTCAGATTCAATCCATTGTTTTATCCTATTTGGATCCTGACCAAAGTGCCGAGATTATGGGACTGTTTCCAGAGAAAGTTCGTCTCGATCTGGCCCTACGTATTTCCGCCTTAGAGTCGGTACAGCCGACGGCACTCCAGGAATTAAACACCATCATGGAAAAACAGTTTTCTGGGAGTACCTCATCTAAGGCTGCTCAGATTGGCGGTGTGAAAAAAGTTGCGGATATCATGAACTTTTTGGATACCGGCATAGAAAGCTTATTAATTGAAAATATTAAAGAAGTCGATGAAGATCTAGGTCAGCAAATTCAAGACATGATGTTTGTCTTTGATAATCTGGTGGATGTTGATGATCGTGGAATTCAATCACTGCTTCGAGAGATTTCAACCGATACATTGGTCTTAGCCTTAAAAGGTGCTGACGAAGCGATTAAGGAAAAAGTGTTCAATAATATGTCGAAACGGGCTGCTGAATTAATGAAAGATGATCTTGATGCAATGGGGCCTGTGAAAGTAAGTGAAGTTGAAAATGCTCAGAAAGAAATTCTTTCCGTCGCTAGACGAATGGCTGACGCTGGTGAAATTGTTCTCGGTGGAGTTGGCGAGGATATGATCTAA
- a CDS encoding flagellar assembly protein FliH, translating to MNKLKQENNELDTRDPMTVGQGDSDQHELGVIDASDAESSERWELPSFDQRQRGRKAKEEAEAPKLPTAQEIAAIREAAYEEGMQQGLDAGRQQAKQELAKMAKQFEALMQELEHPFKQQEEQLTEEFAELAMMATRHIIRRELQQDPQQIIAVIRDSIKLLPSYRRQVMIQLHPEDANLVRETFSVGKQQESSWIIADDPSIARGGCLITTDTSRIDATLEKRIAELFNHIFGDVRRSETRNSEEASESAPSNQRQEP from the coding sequence TTGAATAAGTTGAAGCAAGAGAACAATGAGCTTGACACTAGGGATCCGATGACGGTTGGACAAGGTGATTCTGATCAGCACGAGCTCGGAGTTATCGATGCCTCTGATGCCGAGTCGTCGGAGCGCTGGGAATTACCATCATTTGATCAGCGACAAAGAGGTAGAAAAGCAAAAGAAGAAGCAGAAGCGCCAAAATTACCAACGGCACAAGAAATTGCTGCGATTCGAGAGGCTGCTTATGAAGAAGGCATGCAGCAAGGATTAGACGCAGGTCGACAGCAAGCTAAACAAGAATTAGCTAAAATGGCAAAGCAGTTTGAAGCCTTGATGCAAGAGCTAGAACATCCATTTAAACAACAAGAAGAACAATTGACCGAAGAGTTCGCTGAGTTGGCGATGATGGCTACTCGTCATATCATCCGACGTGAACTGCAACAAGATCCGCAACAAATCATTGCGGTGATTCGTGATAGCATAAAATTACTTCCTAGTTATCGCCGTCAAGTCATGATTCAATTGCATCCTGAAGACGCCAATTTGGTCCGCGAAACTTTTTCTGTCGGTAAACAGCAAGAAAGTAGCTGGATCATTGCCGATGATCCTTCGATCGCCCGGGGCGGCTGTTTAATTACCACGGATACCTCGAGAATTGATGCAACGTTAGAAAAACGGATCGCCGAACTATTCAATCATATTTTTGGTGATGTAAGACGCAGCGAAACTCGAAACTCGGAAGAGGCCTCTGAGTCAGCTCCTTCAAATCAGCGACAGGAGCCCTAA